Part of the Janibacter endophyticus genome is shown below.
TGTGCTTGAGCGCCACCTCGGCCTCGATCCCGTTGCGGCGCAGCACCTCTGCCGTGCCCTCGGTCGCGAGGATCGTGAAGCCGAGGTCGGCAAGCCGCTTGACCGGGAAGATCATCGCCCGCTTGTCACGGTTGGCGACGGAGACGAAGATCGTGCCCTCGGTCGGCAGCCCGTTGGAGACCGCGCCGAGCTGGCTCTTGGCGAAGGCCGAGCCGAAGTCGCGGTCGATTCCCATGACCTCGCCGGTGCTGCGCATCTCCGGCCCGAGGAGGCTGTCGACGACGTCGCCCTCCTTGGTCCGGAAACGCTTGAACGGCAGGACGGCCTCCTTGACCGCCATCGGCGCGTGCGCCGGCATCGAGCCACCGTCGACGTGCGCCGGGAGCATCCCCTCCGCCCGCAGCTCGGCGATGCTCGCACCGAGCATCACCCGGGCGGCCGCCTTCGCGAGCGGGACACCCGTCGCCTTGGCGACGAAGGGGACGGTGCGCGACGCCCGCGGGTTGGCCTCGAGGACGTAGAGGACGTCCTGGGCGAGTGCGAACTGGACGTTCATCAGTCCACGCACGCCGATCCCTTCGGCCAGCTTGAGCGTGGCCTCCCGGACCCGCTGCAGCTCGCTCGCCCCAAGGGTGGCCGGCGGGAGGGTGCACGAGGAGTCGCCGGAGTGGATGCCGGCCTCCTCGATGTGCTCCATGATCCCCCCGAGGTACATCTCCTCGCCGTCGTAGAGCGCGTCGACGTCGATCTCGATCGCGTCGTCGAGGAAGCGATCGACGAGGATCGGGTGCTCCGGGCTGGCCAGCGCGGCGCGGGTGACGTACTCGCTGAGGGTGTCGTCGTCGTAGACGATCTCCATGCCGCGACCGCCGAGGACGTAGGACGGCCGGACGAGGACCGGGTAGCCGATCTCGCCGGCGATCTCGACGGCCTCCTCGGCGCTGAAGGCGGTGCCGTGCTTCGGCGCGTTGAGCCGGGCCTCGTGCATGACGCGGCCGAACGCACCGCGGTCCTCGGCGAGGTGGATCGCCTCGGGCGAGGTGCCCACGACGGGGACCCCCGCGTCCTTGAGCGCCTGGGCCAGGCCGAGCGGCGTCTGCCCGCCGAGCTGGACGATGACACCGGCGACCGGCCCGGCCTGCGTCTCGGCGTGGATGACCTCGAGCACGTCCTCGAGGGTCAGCGGCTCGAAGTAGAGGCGGCTGCTCGTGTCGTAGTCGGTCGAGACCGTCTCAGGGTTGCAGTTGACCATCACCGTGTCGTAGCCGGCCTCGCGCAGGGCGAAGGAGGCGTGGACGCAGGAGTAGTCGAACTCGACGCCCTGACCGATCCGGTTCGGGCCGGAGCCGAGGATGATGACGGCCGGGTTCTCGCGCCGCTCTACCTCACTCTCCTCGTCGTACGAGGAGTAGTAGTACGGGGTCTGGGCCTCGAACTCTGCGGCGCAGGTGTCCACCGTCTTGTAGACCGGGCGGATGCCGAGCGAGTGGCGCACCCCGCGGACGACCTGCTCGGGCATGCGGCGCAGCCGCGCGACCTGCGCGTCGGAGAAGCCGTGCCGCTTCGCGAGCGTCAGCACCTCGGGCGAGAGCCGCTCGGCGTCGTGGATCTCCTGGGCGAGGCCGTTGATCAGGGCGATCTGGTCGAGGAACCAGGGGTCGATCTTCGTCGCCTCGTGGGCCTCCTCGACGGTGCAGCCGCCCCGCATGGCCTGCTGCACCTGGACGATCCGCCCGTCGGTCGGGACCTTCGCCTCCTCGAGCAGCGCGAGGGCCTGCTCGCGGGTCGGCTCGTCGCCGTCCCAGTGGAAGGCGGCACCCTTGCGCTCGACCGAGCGGAGCGCCTTCTGCAGCGCCTCGGTGAAGTTGCGGCCGAGCGACATGGCCTCGCCGACGGACTTCATCGTCGTCGTGAGCGTGGGGTCGGCGGCCGGGAACTTCTCGAAGGCGAAGCGCGGCACCTTGACGACGACGTAGTCGATGGTCGGCTCGAAGGCGGCCGGTGTCACCCGGGTGATGTCGTTGGGGACCTCGTCGAGGGTGTAGCCGATGGCCATCTTCGCGGCGATCTTGGCGATCGGGAAGCCGGTGGCCTTGGACGCCAGCGCCGAGGACCGCGACACGCGCGGGTTCATCTCGATGACGATGATCCGACCGTCCTCGGGGTTGACCGCGAACTGGATGTTGCAGCCACCGGTGTCGACGCCGACCTCGCGGATGACCGCGATGCCGATGTCGCGCAGCCGCTGGTACTCGCGGTCGGTGAGGGTCAGCGCCGGGGCGACGGTGATCGAGTCACCGGTGTGCACGCCCATCGGGTCGAGGTTCTCGATGGAGCAGACGACGACGACGTTGTCGGCGTGGTCGCGCATGAGCTCGAGCTCGTACTCCTTCCACCCGAGGATGGACTCCTCGAGGAGGACCTCGGTCGTCGGGCTGTACTGCAGGCCGGCGCCACCGATGCGGCGCAGGTCGACCTCGTCGTACGCGAAGCCCGAACCGAGCCCGCCCATCGTGAAGGAGGGCCGGACGACAACCGGGTAGCCGAGGTCGTCGGCGGCCGCGAGGAGCTCGTCCATCGAGTGGCAGATGACCGAGCGGGCCGACTCGGCGCCGCAACGCTCGACGACGCCCTTGAAGCGCTCACGGTCCTCGCCGAGCTCGATCGCCTCGACATTGGCGCCGATGAGCGGGCAGTCGTACTTCTCGAGGACACCGGCCTCGTGCAACGAGATCGCGGTGTTGAGGGCGGTCTGCCCGCCGAGGGTCGCGAGGACCGCGTCGGGGCGCTCCTTGGCGATGATCTTCTCGACGACCTCGGGGGTGATCGGCTCGACGTACGTGGCGTCGGCGAACTCCGGGTCGGTCATGATCGTCGCCGGGTTGGAGTTGACGAGGATGACGCGGATGCCCTCCTCGCGCAGGACGCGGCAGGCCTGGGTGCCGGAGTAGTCGAACTCGCAGGCCTGGCCGATGACGATCGGGCCGGAGCCGATGACGAGGACGCTGGAGATGTCGGTGCGCTTGGGCATCAGCTGGTGGCTCCCTTGGCGGTCTGCTCCATGAGCGTGACGAAACGGTCGAAGAGGTGGGCCGAGTCGTGCGGTCCGGAGGCCGCCTCGGG
Proteins encoded:
- the carB gene encoding carbamoyl-phosphate synthase large subunit, with protein sequence MPKRTDISSVLVIGSGPIVIGQACEFDYSGTQACRVLREEGIRVILVNSNPATIMTDPEFADATYVEPITPEVVEKIIAKERPDAVLATLGGQTALNTAISLHEAGVLEKYDCPLIGANVEAIELGEDRERFKGVVERCGAESARSVICHSMDELLAAADDLGYPVVVRPSFTMGGLGSGFAYDEVDLRRIGGAGLQYSPTTEVLLEESILGWKEYELELMRDHADNVVVVCSIENLDPMGVHTGDSITVAPALTLTDREYQRLRDIGIAVIREVGVDTGGCNIQFAVNPEDGRIIVIEMNPRVSRSSALASKATGFPIAKIAAKMAIGYTLDEVPNDITRVTPAAFEPTIDYVVVKVPRFAFEKFPAADPTLTTTMKSVGEAMSLGRNFTEALQKALRSVERKGAAFHWDGDEPTREQALALLEEAKVPTDGRIVQVQQAMRGGCTVEEAHEATKIDPWFLDQIALINGLAQEIHDAERLSPEVLTLAKRHGFSDAQVARLRRMPEQVVRGVRHSLGIRPVYKTVDTCAAEFEAQTPYYYSSYDEESEVERRENPAVIILGSGPNRIGQGVEFDYSCVHASFALREAGYDTVMVNCNPETVSTDYDTSSRLYFEPLTLEDVLEVIHAETQAGPVAGVIVQLGGQTPLGLAQALKDAGVPVVGTSPEAIHLAEDRGAFGRVMHEARLNAPKHGTAFSAEEAVEIAGEIGYPVLVRPSYVLGGRGMEIVYDDDTLSEYVTRAALASPEHPILVDRFLDDAIEIDVDALYDGEEMYLGGIMEHIEEAGIHSGDSSCTLPPATLGASELQRVREATLKLAEGIGVRGLMNVQFALAQDVLYVLEANPRASRTVPFVAKATGVPLAKAAARVMLGASIAELRAEGMLPAHVDGGSMPAHAPMAVKEAVLPFKRFRTKEGDVVDSLLGPEMRSTGEVMGIDRDFGSAFAKSQLGAVSNGLPTEGTIFVSVANRDKRAMIFPVKRLADLGFTILATEGTAEVLRRNGIEAEVALKHSERQEGDQSVVDRILAGEIALVFNTPSGQDARADGYAIRAATTAMDRPIVTTVQSLGAAVQAIESRMNGEMDVTPLQEHAKALDLYGIGR